The genomic stretch TAAGAAATAAAGAAGGATATTTTATCCCTAATGGAGATTTGGACAATGTTAAAAAACTTGTTATAAAAGATATAGGAATACAAATGGAGGATTTTAAAAGTTTAAATAAAGTAGATGCTGTTATATTGTTTGGAGGATTAGCAATGCCTAAATACAGGGTTGATGTAAAAAAAATTAAGGGATTAATAAATAAACTATCTCCTAAATTAGTTATTGGAATATGTTTTATGAGTATCTTCCAAAAAGCAGGATGGGATAAAGAAATAAATTTTGACTACTTAATAGATGGATATATAAAAGTTTCTATTTATAAAAAATAAACAATAAGGTGAAAATTTTGACAAAAAAAGTAGGAATAGTTGATACAACATTTGCAAGAGTAGATATGGCTTCTGCAGCTATAAAAAAATTAAAAGAGTTGTCTCCAAACATTAAGATTATTAGAAGAACAGTTCCAGGAATAAAAGATTTGCCTGTTGAATGTAAAAAATTATTGGAAGAAGAAAACTGCGATATAGTAATGGCATTAGGTATGCCTGGAAAGGCAGAAAAAGATAAAGTTTGTGCTCATGAGGCATCATTAGGATTAATGTTAGCTCAATTAATGACAAATAAACATATAATTGAAGTTTTTGTTCATGAAGATGAGGCTAAAGATGATAAGGAATTAGATTGGCTAGCTAAAAGAAGGGCTGAAGAACATGCTGAAAATGTTTATTATCTATTATTTAAACCAGAGTATTTAACAAAAATGGCTGGAAAAGGGTTAAGACAAGGTTTTGAAGATGCTGGACCTGCGAGAGAATAAAATAAAAAATTAATTAATTCTCCAGTCAATCCCTAAAAGTTCAGAATATTTCTCTAAAACTCTTTTAACATATTCATCTACATTATTTTTGTCATCTTCAAATTTTTTAGACCATTCTTCATTGTTATACTCTTTTGCAAGACCTATAATTAAATCTCTAATCCTTTCA from Methanocaldococcus lauensis encodes the following:
- a CDS encoding DUF2124 family protein, which encodes MSSLLKLLKEDEGLTPMLREFKNLIDSNNIESVAFVGSIGVCQPFAELFGYAIRNKEGYFIPNGDLDNVKKLVIKDIGIQMEDFKSLNKVDAVILFGGLAMPKYRVDVKKIKGLINKLSPKLVIGICFMSIFQKAGWDKEINFDYLIDGYIKVSIYKK
- the ribC gene encoding riboflavin synthase; translation: MTKKVGIVDTTFARVDMASAAIKKLKELSPNIKIIRRTVPGIKDLPVECKKLLEEENCDIVMALGMPGKAEKDKVCAHEASLGLMLAQLMTNKHIIEVFVHEDEAKDDKELDWLAKRRAEEHAENVYYLLFKPEYLTKMAGKGLRQGFEDAGPARE